The genomic interval ACAAATCCGTTGTTAACATACCACCGTAGCTACCGCCATGTTGGAGCGTTAACAATGTTGCGAAAAGTGTACCAAAAAGTGCGAATTCAGCTGTAAGGAAGATCCAGAAACCGAGTTTATTTAAATCGCCTTCATGTGTACGAGCATCAATAGTATTCACATTTTTATGACTCATGATTCATAGCCTCCCTTTCTTTTTGGCGAGCTTTTCTCAAGCGCGCTTCAGTTTCAGCTACTTCACTTGCAGGGATGTGGTAACCATGATCTTGTTGGAAACTTCTCCAAATCATTAAACCGAAGATACTAGCTAATGCTAGAATCGCAGGTAATAATGTTTCGAATACTAAGAAGAAACCACCGATGAAGAAACAGATACCCATCCAGAAACCGATGTGTGTATCGTTCGGCATGTGAATGTCGCTGTAATTGTGATTGTCAAGATAGTGTCTACCTTGTTTTTTCATTTCAACAAATGTATCAATGTCATCCCAATCAGGTGTAATCGCAAAGTTATATTTAGGCGGAATTGCAGATGCAGTAGACCACTCTAAACCACGACCTAAACCGTTCCAGTTATCACCAGTTGCTTCACGTGGTGCTTTGAGGTGACTGTAAACAATGTTACCTACAAAGATTAAGAACGCAATAGACATCATTGCAGCACCGATTGAAGAAATCACGTTTAATACGAACCAACCGTCTTCTGGCATGTAAGTGTATAAACGACGTGGCATACCATCAAGACCTAAAATGAATTGTGGTAAGAATGTCACGTTGAAACCAACCATGAAGATCCAGAAGAACCATTTGTTTGGTTTTTCGAATAATTTGTACCCCATAGCTTTTGGATACCAGAAGATCATAGCTGCGAAACATGCAAATACAACACCGGCAACAATTGTATAGTGGAAGTGTGCCACTAAGAAATATGTGTTGTGGTATTGGAAGTCTGCTGATGCCATCGCAAGCATAACCCCAGTAACCCCACCAATTGTAAAGTTAGGAATAAACGCTAATGCGAATAACATTGGCGATTCGAATGAAATACGTCCTTTGTGTAGTGTAAATAACCAGTTAAAGATTTTTACACCTGTTGGCACAGCAATCAACATTGTTGTGATTGAGAAGAATGAGTTAACTAATGCACCATTACCCATTGTATAGAAATGGTGAACCCAAACTAAGAAACTCAAGAATGCGATACCAGCTGTTGCCCACACCATGCTTTGGTGTCCAAATAAACGTTTACGTGCAAATGTTGGAATAATTTCTGAATAAATACCGAATGCTGGAAGGACAAGGATGTATACTTCAGGGTGCCCCCATACCCAGAAGAAGTTTGCCCATAACATCGGCATACCGCCATTAGCTACTGTGAAGAATGCAGTATCAAACACTCTGTCAACAGTCATTAATGCAAGTGCTACAGTTAACACAGGGAATGCCAAGATGATGATTAACATTGTAATAAATGTTGTCACAACGAACATTGGCATTTGCATAAATGTCATACTTGGTGATTTTAGACGGATGATTGTTACGAAGAAGTTCACACCCGTTGCTAAAGTACCAATACCTGAAATCTGGATGGCAATTAAGTAATAGTTGACACCAGGTCCAGGACTGAATTCACCGGCAAGTGGCGCATAGTTTGTCCAACCTGCAGCTGGTGAACCACCGACGATAAATGAAAGGTTAAATAAAAGCATACCCGCTACGAACAACCAAAAGCTAATGTTGTTCAGTACTGGGAAAGCAACGTCACGTGCACCGATTTGTAATGGGATAATGATGTTCATTAAACCAATTACAAGTGGCATTGCCATGAAGATAATCATGATGACACCGTGCGTTGAGAAAATTTCGTTATAGTGATTTGACTCTAAGAATGGGTTATCTGGTACAGTTAATTGAATACGTAATAGAATTGCATCAATACCACCACGTACGAACATTAATACAGCACAGATAAGGTACATCAAACCGATTTTTTTGTGGTCGACTGACATGAACCATTCCTTATATAAATATCCCCAGAGCTTAAAGTAAGTAATGGCAGCAATGACACCGATAACTAAGAAAGGTGCACTGATTTGAGCCAATGTAATCATCCAGTTACCTTTTACGATAAGCTCATTCCATGGAAAGTCCATCATTAATGTCCACCTCCACTTTTATGATCTTTGTGTGCCTCAGTGTCTTTGGCACCTTCATGCATTGATTCCATTTCGTCCATAGTATGTTTTTGCTCTTTTTTGAACGCGTTATCAAACGGTTGATCGTTCTTAAGAATTGCTGCTTTCATACCATGACGTTCATAGTTGGCATTCGTAATTTGTGCTTTACGAGCTGGCTTATTCGGTTCGCTTAAGACACCTTCTTTATCATCATAGAAGTTGTGGTCTTTTGGCGCATAGTTAAATCGATCATAAGCGTAGAAGATGTATTCTGGATCAGCTGCTGGATCAACAAATGCCATGTGAGTACCACTAAATGTTAATTCTTTGTTTTCTGTGATAGGAAGAAGTTGCTTATCAAATGTATCCTGGTCGAGTTGTTTCTTAGATTGTGCATCTTTAACCCAAGCATCATACTCTTTTTGGCTCACAGCTTCAACGTTAAATGTGTGACGTGAGAAACCTTCACCGTTGAAGTTTGAGTTACGGCCACGATATGTACCTTCTTCATGAGCTTCGTAAGTCCACTCCATAGTCATCGCAGTCATTGCGTATTTTTGACCACCTAGTTGTGGAACCCAGAAACTTGTCATTGTATCCATCGCTTGAAGTTTGAATGTCACTGGACGATCAGTTGGAATTTTAAGATGGTTAACCGTCTCAATTTTTTCATCCGGATAAGCGAAGAACCATTTGTATCCACCACTTACTGC from Staphylococcus sp. MI 10-1553 carries:
- the qoxB gene encoding cytochrome aa3 quinol oxidase subunit I, which encodes MDFPWNELIVKGNWMITLAQISAPFLVIGVIAAITYFKLWGYLYKEWFMSVDHKKIGLMYLICAVLMFVRGGIDAILLRIQLTVPDNPFLESNHYNEIFSTHGVIMIIFMAMPLVIGLMNIIIPLQIGARDVAFPVLNNISFWLFVAGMLLFNLSFIVGGSPAAGWTNYAPLAGEFSPGPGVNYYLIAIQISGIGTLATGVNFFVTIIRLKSPSMTFMQMPMFVVTTFITMLIIILAFPVLTVALALMTVDRVFDTAFFTVANGGMPMLWANFFWVWGHPEVYILVLPAFGIYSEIIPTFARKRLFGHQSMVWATAGIAFLSFLVWVHHFYTMGNGALVNSFFSITTMLIAVPTGVKIFNWLFTLHKGRISFESPMLFALAFIPNFTIGGVTGVMLAMASADFQYHNTYFLVAHFHYTIVAGVVFACFAAMIFWYPKAMGYKLFEKPNKWFFWIFMVGFNVTFLPQFILGLDGMPRRLYTYMPEDGWFVLNVISSIGAAMMSIAFLIFVGNIVYSHLKAPREATGDNWNGLGRGLEWSTASAIPPKYNFAITPDWDDIDTFVEMKKQGRHYLDNHNYSDIHMPNDTHIGFWMGICFFIGGFFLVFETLLPAILALASIFGLMIWRSFQQDHGYHIPASEVAETEARLRKARQKEREAMNHES
- the qoxA gene encoding cytochrome aa3 quinol oxidase subunit II, encoding MSKLKSLLLAFGTLFLLAGCSDVEVLNAKGPMASDQRFLIIYSIIFMVAIVVVVLILFAIFTYKYRYNNTRESGKMHHNALLETVWFLIPVIILIALMIPTVKALYQYEEPPKSEDDPIVIYAVSGGYKWFFAYPDEKIETVNHLKIPTDRPVTFKLQAMDTMTSFWVPQLGGQKYAMTAMTMEWTYEAHEEGTYRGRNSNFNGEGFSRHTFNVEAVSQKEYDAWVKDAQSKKQLDQDTFDKQLLPITENKELTFSGTHMAFVDPAADPEYIFYAYDRFNYAPKDHNFYDDKEGVLSEPNKPARKAQITNANYERHGMKAAILKNDQPFDNAFKKEQKHTMDEMESMHEGAKDTEAHKDHKSGGGH